One Bacteriovorax sp. PP10 DNA window includes the following coding sequences:
- a CDS encoding RrF2 family transcriptional regulator gives MLKINKKVEYALMALKFMADKNDHAALVSAREICDVFQTPFDTTAKVMQVMNSHDILKSVKGIKGGYSLNKNLDAITYMELVQMIEGREEIGRVCTNHKGTCELLGKCNISTPVENLNRKLNAFLENLTLAELLQGTEFNQAKILEVHA, from the coding sequence ATGCTTAAAATTAATAAGAAAGTTGAATACGCACTGATGGCCTTGAAATTCATGGCCGACAAAAATGATCATGCAGCACTTGTGTCTGCTAGGGAAATCTGTGACGTGTTTCAAACGCCCTTTGATACGACAGCAAAAGTGATGCAAGTGATGAACAGTCACGACATCTTAAAATCTGTAAAAGGAATTAAAGGTGGATACTCTCTTAACAAAAATTTAGACGCTATTACATATATGGAACTAGTTCAAATGATCGAAGGCCGCGAAGAAATCGGTCGCGTTTGCACTAACCACAAAGGAACTTGCGAGCTTTTAGGAAAATGTAACATCTCAACTCCGGTTGAAAACCTAAACCGCAAACTAAACGCTTTTTTAGAAAACTTAACGCTTGCTGAACTCCTTCAAGGTACTGAGTTCAACCAGGCTAAAATTTTAGAGGTGCACGCATGA
- the sufC gene encoding Fe-S cluster assembly ATPase SufC encodes MIEIKNLHAKIGDKEILKGINLTVKAGEVHAIMGPNGSGKSTLSKVIAGHPSYEVSEGTITYKINAKDKNLFELEADERAKSGIFLGFQYPVEIPGVSNFTFLLESFNETCKYNGAPEMNAEDFRKFLKPKLDLLEMNEAFLDRPVNTGFSGGEKKKNEILQMAVLNPRLALLDETDSGLDIDALKIVAKGVNALRSRFNATILVTHYQRLLDFIVPDHVHVLYQGQIIRSGGKELALELEEKGYEWLIKEHANKI; translated from the coding sequence ATGATTGAAATTAAAAATCTCCACGCCAAAATCGGCGACAAAGAAATCTTAAAAGGAATTAACTTAACAGTTAAGGCCGGTGAAGTGCACGCGATCATGGGACCTAACGGTTCTGGGAAAAGTACACTTTCAAAAGTGATTGCAGGACACCCTTCGTACGAAGTTTCGGAAGGAACGATCACTTACAAAATCAATGCAAAAGATAAAAACCTTTTTGAACTAGAAGCTGATGAGCGCGCAAAAAGCGGAATCTTTTTAGGTTTCCAATACCCGGTAGAAATCCCAGGTGTTTCAAACTTCACTTTCTTACTTGAATCATTCAATGAAACTTGTAAGTACAACGGTGCTCCGGAAATGAACGCTGAAGACTTCAGAAAGTTCTTAAAACCAAAGCTAGATCTTTTAGAAATGAACGAAGCTTTCCTTGACCGTCCGGTAAACACTGGATTCTCAGGTGGAGAAAAAAAGAAAAATGAAATCCTTCAGATGGCAGTTTTAAACCCACGTCTTGCCCTATTAGATGAAACAGACTCTGGTCTTGATATCGATGCTCTAAAAATCGTAGCAAAAGGTGTGAACGCTCTTAGATCGCGCTTCAATGCAACTATTTTAGTAACTCACTACCAACGCTTACTAGACTTCATCGTTCCAGATCACGTCCATGTTTTATACCAAGGACAAATTATTAGATCTGGTGGAAAGGAGCTCGCACTTGAACTTGAAGAAAAAGGTTACGAGTGGCTGATTAAAGAACACGCAAATAAAATCTAA
- the sufD gene encoding Fe-S cluster assembly protein SufD: MENVLLNELVKNSADVYTATTELGASYNQAMKNALEQFKTLGIPTKKHEDWIYTNISKNLSPRFFTRASEIVHDLPKEVIDRRGMIILNNGVFNRHQSVLPEGIVIDQQRPSEKFFDTFDALNFSVALSPLFLKIKKNTVIDFPITIVHLVDDAGVNKIVSPRITVVAEPFSKVSIAEFFTSTQNLLFQYTTNSSIHFDVLENAFVEHVKFQNEAIASTHIGLTSATVEKDAQFKSMTIDLGILVARHNIDVHIVGTGGEAHVNGLYALTKSEHADIFSNIHHDAAHTNSDQLFKGILAGESHGAFTGKIIIAKDAQLVNSNQLNKNLMLSKKAHIDTRPQLLVAADDVKCAHGATVGQLSQEEEFYLESRGIKKDKAKRMLCHGFAADVLYLIESKPIQERALKVLEENFERTALSEMNL; this comes from the coding sequence ATGGAAAACGTATTATTAAATGAACTAGTGAAAAATTCTGCTGACGTTTATACGGCAACGACAGAACTTGGTGCCAGTTACAATCAGGCGATGAAAAATGCTCTTGAACAATTCAAGACACTGGGGATCCCTACAAAAAAACACGAAGACTGGATTTACACAAATATTTCTAAGAATCTTTCTCCACGCTTTTTCACTCGTGCCAGTGAAATCGTTCATGACCTTCCGAAAGAAGTGATCGACCGCCGAGGGATGATTATTCTAAATAACGGAGTCTTCAACCGTCATCAATCAGTTCTTCCGGAAGGAATTGTGATTGATCAGCAAAGACCAAGTGAGAAGTTCTTCGATACTTTCGATGCACTTAACTTTAGTGTGGCCCTATCACCTCTTTTCTTAAAAATTAAAAAGAACACGGTTATAGACTTCCCGATCACAATTGTTCACTTAGTGGATGATGCTGGTGTTAATAAAATCGTCTCTCCACGCATCACTGTTGTGGCAGAACCATTTTCTAAAGTTTCTATCGCTGAGTTTTTCACTTCGACTCAGAACTTATTATTCCAATATACAACAAACAGCTCGATTCACTTTGATGTGTTAGAGAATGCTTTTGTTGAACACGTAAAATTCCAAAACGAAGCCATCGCTTCAACTCATATCGGATTAACTTCTGCCACAGTTGAAAAAGATGCTCAGTTTAAATCAATGACTATTGACCTGGGAATTTTAGTAGCTCGTCACAATATCGACGTGCACATTGTAGGAACTGGTGGAGAAGCTCACGTTAACGGCCTTTACGCTTTAACAAAATCTGAGCACGCTGACATCTTCTCAAATATTCACCACGATGCCGCTCATACTAACTCTGATCAATTATTCAAAGGGATCTTAGCTGGAGAGTCTCACGGTGCTTTCACTGGGAAAATCATCATCGCCAAAGACGCTCAGTTAGTTAACTCTAACCAGTTAAATAAGAATTTAATGCTTTCGAAAAAAGCTCATATCGACACTCGCCCACAACTTTTAGTAGCTGCTGACGATGTTAAATGTGCTCACGGAGCAACTGTCGGACAATTATCTCAGGAAGAAGAATTCTATCTTGAGTCTCGCGGGATCAAAAAAGATAAAGCAAAAAGAATGTTATGCCACGGATTCGCGGCCGACGTTCTTTATTTAATTGAGAGCAAACCTATTCAAGAACGTGCTTTAAAAGTGCTTGAAGAAAACTTTGAAAGAACGGCCTTAAGTGAGATGAATTTATGA
- a CDS encoding NifU family protein has protein sequence MSEAIMETELDIDIQPTPNPNALKFIMNIPVKMEGNSTYKSPSECGENQLALELFKVRGIDQLHFFENVIAITKFSYEDWNSVETGVMKALKEFMPTHNPNYNDPNPEADRRKNLSPELQQIEAILDKTIRPGLQGDGGDIQALTYQDNILMVKYQGACGTCPSSTTGTLEAIKAILRDELNPEIEVYIAPEF, from the coding sequence ATGAGTGAAGCCATTATGGAAACTGAACTTGATATCGACATTCAACCTACACCGAACCCAAATGCACTGAAGTTCATCATGAACATTCCAGTGAAGATGGAAGGAAATTCAACATACAAGTCACCAAGTGAATGTGGAGAAAACCAACTTGCTCTTGAGTTATTCAAGGTAAGAGGAATTGATCAACTACACTTTTTTGAAAACGTTATCGCTATTACAAAGTTTTCTTACGAAGACTGGAACAGTGTTGAAACGGGTGTAATGAAAGCATTAAAAGAATTTATGCCGACTCACAATCCAAACTACAACGATCCAAATCCTGAAGCAGACAGAAGAAAAAATCTATCTCCTGAGCTTCAACAGATCGAAGCGATTCTTGATAAAACTATTCGCCCCGGTCTTCAAGGAGACGGTGGAGATATCCAGGCACTAACTTATCAAGACAACATTCTGATGGTTAAGTACCAAGGGGCCTGTGGGACATGCCCAAGCTCGACAACGGGGACTCTTGAGGCGATTAAGGCCATCCTACGTGATGAATTGAACCCAGAGATTGAAGTTTATATTGCGCCTGAATTCTAA
- a CDS encoding DMT family transporter: MFINILLLVFATAIWGYGFVATRWTLVALDPYWANALRFAVAGICSTPFLLYKKSFTRKDNILKKAFISSIFLFGIMLFQTIGLSLTTVAKSGFITTLYTLFIPVITMIAFKKRYRPTFWLLLLLAMFGMALMSNLEIKDLNLGDFYTLICAVFGALHIIYVGRVANHIESPVEFNFLQNFFVALMSLAVAFIMKGSVDLSVVMDPAHNVLIGLLYLGIFSSMISFTAQIVAQKKIPDHIAGLIFLMEAPFAAMFGYIVFSEALNVMNLLGAGVIMVSVILVPILGREVTARLKAPSSH, encoded by the coding sequence ATGTTTATAAACATTCTTCTCTTAGTTTTCGCTACTGCAATCTGGGGATACGGATTTGTCGCGACCAGATGGACGCTGGTTGCTCTTGATCCTTATTGGGCCAATGCTCTTCGCTTTGCCGTTGCAGGAATTTGCTCAACACCCTTTTTACTTTATAAAAAATCATTCACGAGAAAAGATAATATCCTTAAAAAAGCTTTTATCAGTTCGATCTTTTTATTCGGGATCATGCTTTTTCAAACCATTGGTTTGAGTCTTACGACTGTGGCAAAAAGTGGATTCATCACAACTTTATACACGCTTTTTATTCCGGTCATCACGATGATCGCTTTCAAAAAAAGATACCGTCCGACATTCTGGCTTCTGCTTCTTCTGGCGATGTTTGGAATGGCCTTAATGTCTAACCTGGAAATCAAAGATTTAAATCTTGGAGACTTCTACACGCTGATATGCGCAGTCTTTGGTGCCTTACATATTATTTACGTAGGGAGAGTGGCCAATCATATCGAGTCACCGGTTGAGTTTAATTTTCTTCAGAACTTTTTTGTGGCCCTGATGTCGCTTGCAGTCGCTTTTATCATGAAGGGCAGTGTGGACTTGAGTGTGGTCATGGATCCAGCTCACAACGTGCTTATCGGCCTTCTCTATCTGGGAATTTTCTCCAGCATGATTTCTTTTACCGCTCAGATTGTTGCCCAGAAAAAAATCCCGGATCATATCGCTGGATTGATTTTTTTAATGGAAGCTCCATTTGCCGCAATGTTTGGTTATATCGTTTTTAGTGAGGCATTGAATGTGATGAATCTGCTAGGGGCGGGAGTGATTATGGTGTCGGTAATCTTGGTTCCAATTCTCGGAAGAGAAGTGACCGCGAGGCTTAAAGCACCAAGCAGTCACTAA
- a CDS encoding aminotransferase class V-fold PLP-dependent enzyme: MKSTLDVAKIRKDFPQLSTTVNDKPLVYLDNAATTLKPQVVIDEMTKHLSQDVANVHRGVHTLSEMGTRAFEETRVTVQHLINAAHVHEVIYTKGTTDGINLLANSFGEQYLKAGDEILLSQMEHHSNIVPWQMIAEKKGAKVVMIPINDAGEISLDEYKKLLTPKTKIVSVVHTSNTLGTTNPVKEMAALAHANGSKFALDAAQSIAHQKVDVQDLDCDFMVFSAHKIYGPNGLGILYGKEDLLNAMPPYQGGGAMISEVTFEKTTYNILPNKFEAGTPAIAEVIAFKSAIDYLLSIGLDAVNFYETELLEYATSELKKISGVRLIGEAKEKSGVLSFVIDGVHPHDLGTLLDKQGVAIRTGHHCTQPLMKRFGITACARASFTFYNTKEDVDTFIAAIKKAKEFLL; the protein is encoded by the coding sequence ATGAAATCTACACTAGACGTTGCAAAAATCAGAAAGGACTTTCCACAGTTAAGTACGACTGTGAATGATAAACCTTTAGTCTATCTCGACAATGCGGCGACAACACTGAAGCCTCAAGTTGTGATCGATGAGATGACAAAACACTTAAGTCAGGATGTGGCGAACGTTCACCGTGGCGTGCACACGCTTTCAGAAATGGGGACTCGCGCATTCGAAGAAACGAGAGTGACTGTTCAACATTTAATCAACGCGGCACATGTTCACGAAGTTATTTACACGAAAGGAACAACTGACGGGATCAACCTGCTGGCAAACTCTTTTGGAGAACAATACTTAAAAGCGGGAGATGAAATTCTTCTTTCTCAAATGGAACACCATTCAAATATCGTTCCATGGCAAATGATTGCCGAGAAAAAAGGCGCTAAAGTTGTCATGATTCCGATCAATGATGCTGGTGAAATTTCTCTGGATGAGTATAAAAAACTTTTAACTCCTAAAACGAAAATCGTATCAGTCGTTCATACTTCAAATACTCTGGGGACTACAAACCCGGTAAAAGAAATGGCCGCACTTGCTCACGCAAACGGTTCTAAGTTTGCGCTTGATGCTGCTCAATCAATTGCTCATCAAAAAGTTGATGTCCAGGATTTAGACTGTGACTTCATGGTTTTTTCTGCTCATAAAATCTACGGGCCAAACGGTCTGGGAATTTTATACGGAAAAGAAGACCTGTTAAATGCAATGCCTCCCTACCAAGGTGGTGGAGCGATGATTTCTGAAGTGACGTTTGAAAAAACAACTTACAATATTCTTCCCAATAAATTTGAAGCAGGAACTCCAGCAATTGCTGAAGTGATCGCCTTCAAATCAGCGATTGATTATTTATTATCAATTGGTCTGGATGCAGTTAACTTTTATGAAACTGAGCTCCTTGAGTACGCGACAAGCGAACTTAAAAAGATCAGCGGTGTAAGACTTATCGGTGAAGCAAAAGAAAAATCAGGTGTACTGTCTTTTGTTATTGATGGTGTTCACCCTCACGACCTGGGAACACTTTTAGATAAACAAGGTGTAGCAATCAGAACTGGTCACCATTGTACTCAACCTCTTATGAAGCGTTTTGGAATTACGGCCTGTGCTCGCGCAAGTTTTACTTTCTACAACACGAAAGAAGACGTCGACACGTTTATTGCAGCTATAAAGAAAGCAAAAGAATTTTTATTATAA
- the hemF gene encoding oxygen-dependent coproporphyrinogen oxidase yields MQDLETKKVEFHRYVRALQDEITMALFDVDPKLNLEEDKWERLDHTGNPGGGGITRAFTGEIIENAGVNTSMVFGAIDPAFAGKLGGTGDQMWAAGISLIIHPRNPRVPTVHANFRMIHAGEKFWFGGGADLTPYYPHVEDFQYFHDTWREAITPYGHYEEWKKTCDSYFVNTHRNNEMRGVGGFFYDHFNTTDIDADLEMVKDISSNFIDSYFPIVEKRKDEAFDAEDEDFQLHRRGRYVEFNLLHDRGTMFGLKTNGRTDSILISLPARAKFSYKYKPKAGSVHEKMMEYYYPREWN; encoded by the coding sequence ATGCAAGATTTAGAGACTAAAAAAGTTGAGTTTCATCGTTATGTGAGAGCACTTCAAGACGAAATTACTATGGCACTTTTTGATGTCGATCCTAAATTAAACTTAGAAGAAGACAAATGGGAACGCCTTGATCATACAGGGAACCCCGGAGGCGGCGGGATCACTCGCGCTTTTACAGGAGAGATCATTGAAAATGCTGGAGTGAACACTTCAATGGTTTTTGGTGCCATCGATCCGGCCTTTGCTGGTAAACTCGGAGGAACCGGGGACCAGATGTGGGCCGCAGGTATCTCACTTATCATTCACCCAAGGAACCCACGTGTTCCTACTGTTCACGCAAATTTTAGAATGATCCACGCTGGTGAAAAATTCTGGTTTGGCGGTGGGGCAGACTTAACTCCATACTACCCGCACGTCGAAGACTTCCAGTATTTTCACGATACATGGAGAGAGGCGATTACTCCTTATGGGCATTATGAAGAGTGGAAAAAAACGTGTGACAGCTACTTTGTGAACACTCACAGAAATAATGAAATGAGAGGAGTCGGAGGTTTTTTCTACGACCATTTTAATACGACAGATATCGACGCTGATCTTGAAATGGTAAAAGACATTTCATCAAACTTCATTGATTCTTATTTCCCGATTGTTGAAAAAAGAAAGGATGAAGCTTTCGATGCCGAAGACGAAGACTTCCAACTTCATAGACGTGGCCGTTATGTTGAATTCAATTTACTTCACGACCGTGGGACAATGTTTGGTTTAAAAACCAATGGAAGAACGGATTCAATTCTCATTTCTCTTCCAGCTCGCGCGAAGTTCTCATACAAGTACAAACCAAAGGCCGGTTCAGTTCACGAAAAGATGATGGAGTACTATTATCCTCGTGAGTGGAATTAA
- the sufB gene encoding Fe-S cluster assembly protein SufB, translating into MSTDILNSDYKYGFFTDIETESFPKGLNEDIVRMISAKKEEPEWLLDFRLKAFRHWKTMKHPKWAKLDIPEIDYEDLYYYSAPKKKEALADLNEIDPELLATFAKLGIPLNEQKRISGVAVDAVFDSVSVATTHREELEKVGVIFCSISEAVKERPELVKKYLGTVVPHSDNFYAALNAAVFSDGSFVYIPKGVRCPLDLSTYFRINAKETGQFERTLIVAEEGSFVNYLEGCTAPQRDENQLHAAIVELIAMDNAEIKYSTVQNWYAGDKKGVGGIYNFVTKRGNCLGKNSKISWTQVEAGSAITWKYPSCNLIGDGSEGAFYSVALTNNFMQADTGTKMVHIGKNTKSTIISKGISAEQSENNYRGLVKINASATGARNYSQCDSMLIGAKARANTFPYIDVKNNTAVVEHEASTSRISEEQLFYLQSRGLSEEKCISMIVNGFCKDVFKELPLEFSVEAVKLIEMKLENSIG; encoded by the coding sequence ATGAGCACAGATATTTTAAATTCTGACTACAAATATGGATTCTTCACAGACATCGAAACGGAAAGTTTTCCGAAGGGTCTGAACGAAGATATCGTTCGCATGATTTCAGCGAAAAAAGAGGAGCCTGAATGGCTTCTGGATTTCCGTTTGAAAGCATTCCGCCATTGGAAAACAATGAAGCACCCTAAATGGGCAAAGCTTGATATTCCAGAAATCGATTACGAAGATCTTTACTATTATTCAGCACCGAAGAAAAAAGAGGCCCTGGCCGATCTTAATGAAATCGATCCTGAACTTCTAGCAACTTTCGCAAAACTTGGAATTCCACTTAACGAGCAAAAACGTATTTCCGGTGTTGCTGTTGATGCGGTATTTGATTCAGTTTCGGTCGCGACAACTCACAGAGAAGAACTGGAAAAAGTTGGAGTTATCTTCTGCTCTATTTCAGAAGCTGTTAAAGAGCGTCCTGAACTAGTGAAGAAATATTTGGGAACAGTTGTTCCCCACTCTGATAACTTTTACGCTGCTCTAAATGCTGCTGTATTTTCTGACGGGTCATTCGTCTACATCCCAAAAGGTGTGAGATGTCCGCTGGATCTATCGACGTATTTCAGAATCAACGCCAAAGAAACAGGACAGTTCGAAAGAACACTGATCGTTGCTGAAGAAGGCTCATTCGTAAACTACCTTGAAGGTTGTACAGCTCCGCAAAGAGATGAAAATCAACTTCACGCTGCTATCGTTGAGTTAATCGCAATGGACAACGCTGAGATTAAATACTCTACAGTTCAAAACTGGTACGCCGGCGATAAAAAAGGTGTGGGAGGAATTTATAACTTCGTTACAAAACGCGGAAACTGTCTTGGAAAGAATTCAAAAATTTCATGGACGCAAGTTGAAGCTGGTTCAGCCATCACTTGGAAATACCCTTCTTGTAATTTAATTGGAGATGGATCTGAAGGAGCATTCTACTCAGTTGCTCTAACTAACAACTTCATGCAAGCAGATACTGGAACAAAGATGGTTCACATTGGTAAAAATACCAAGTCGACAATCATCTCTAAAGGGATCTCTGCCGAGCAATCAGAAAACAACTACCGTGGACTTGTAAAAATCAACGCTAGTGCAACTGGTGCTCGTAACTACTCTCAGTGTGACTCGATGTTAATCGGAGCGAAAGCTCGCGCGAACACGTTCCCATACATTGACGTAAAAAATAATACAGCAGTTGTTGAACACGAAGCTTCGACTTCACGTATTTCTGAAGAGCAATTATTTTATCTTCAGTCTCGTGGACTTTCAGAAGAGAAATGTATCTCAATGATCGTTAACGGATTCTGCAAGGACGTTTTTAAAGAACTTCCTCTAGAGTTCTCGGTAGAAGCAGTAAAACTTATTGAAATGAAATTAGAAAATAGCATCGGGTAA